From bacterium, a single genomic window includes:
- a CDS encoding radical SAM protein: MLGVIFRAWGRLLIGYKPFLSIELTRECPLSCPGCYAYGDQHLGGQITLRQVRDLKGQALIDGVLGLLREHKPSHVSLVGGEPLVRYRELDELLPQMATMGIQTQLVTSAVRRIPQEWALIPRLGISVSIDGLQPEHDERRKPATYERILKNIAGHQVSVHCTLTHQQLVRDGYLEEFVKFWSDQPTTKRIWMSLFTPQKGENSKERLTPEDRWKAIQDLLDLKPKYPKLDVGRGVAEFYENPPNSPGECTFARLSTCISADFEKLITPCQFGGNPDCKNCGCIASAGMDAVQRHQLPFGIRVGQILDASLKVGACIKHIRNR; encoded by the coding sequence ATGTTGGGAGTAATATTTCGTGCCTGGGGCAGGCTGCTCATAGGTTACAAACCCTTCTTATCCATCGAGCTGACCCGTGAGTGTCCATTAAGTTGTCCCGGTTGTTACGCGTATGGAGATCAGCATCTCGGAGGTCAAATCACACTCCGGCAAGTTCGGGATCTGAAAGGACAGGCGTTGATCGACGGTGTGCTGGGCTTACTGCGCGAGCACAAACCGTCTCACGTTTCCCTTGTCGGGGGAGAACCACTCGTACGATATCGTGAATTGGATGAGTTGCTTCCACAGATGGCAACCATGGGAATTCAGACGCAACTCGTAACAAGCGCTGTTCGCAGGATTCCTCAAGAATGGGCTCTCATTCCGCGATTGGGAATCAGTGTATCGATTGATGGATTGCAACCGGAACACGATGAGCGCCGAAAACCTGCAACATACGAACGCATCTTAAAGAACATTGCCGGTCATCAGGTTTCAGTTCATTGCACCTTGACACACCAGCAGTTGGTTCGTGATGGATACTTGGAGGAGTTTGTAAAATTCTGGTCGGATCAACCAACAACAAAGCGAATCTGGATGAGCCTTTTCACGCCGCAAAAAGGAGAGAATTCGAAAGAGCGACTAACGCCGGAGGATCGCTGGAAAGCGATTCAAGATTTGCTCGATTTGAAGCCAAAGTACCCAAAGCTGGATGTCGGACGTGGAGTGGCCGAATTCTATGAAAATCCGCCGAATTCACCAGGCGAGTGTACTTTCGCCAGACTATCGACCTGCATTTCCGCCGATTTTGAAAAGTTGATCACCCCTTGTCAATTTGGTGGAAATCCTGATTGCAAAAACTGCGGGTGCATTGCGTCGGCCGGAATGGATGCTGTACAACGTCATCAACTGCCCTTTGGTATTCGTGTCGGACAAATTCTTGACGCATCTCTCAAAGTGGGCGCCTGCATAAAACACATCCGGAATAGGTGA
- a CDS encoding helix-turn-helix domain-containing protein, whose translation MKMQAPAIGSFLKAARNSRQLSLRAVEKAVEISNAYLSQLESGKIQGPSPVILHRLSELYQVPYADVMQLAGYPFPKPEMNQPSLYSRLALSLGPVTIEEEEALKEYLHFLRWRGKASRRRKK comes from the coding sequence ATGAAAATGCAGGCCCCCGCGATTGGCAGTTTTCTCAAGGCGGCACGGAACTCGAGGCAACTTAGCTTGCGAGCGGTCGAAAAAGCGGTCGAGATCTCGAACGCATACCTCAGCCAGTTGGAGAGCGGGAAAATTCAGGGGCCCTCTCCGGTCATATTGCACAGGTTGAGCGAGTTGTACCAGGTGCCTTATGCAGATGTAATGCAGCTTGCGGGATATCCATTTCCCAAACCTGAAATGAATCAACCGTCGTTGTATTCCCGGCTTGCCTTAAGTCTTGGACCGGTCACAATTGAAGAAGAAGAGGCTCTTAAGGAATACTTGCACTTCCTGCGCTGGAGAGGAAAAGCGAGTAGAAGGAGAAAGAAATGA
- a CDS encoding BON domain-containing protein: MKYSRDWCTVLTLVLIVFAFWSCATTNSAGVRNREGQIETTPQIAHNLDYTVQRIDANISSDIKMKFAADELISASNINVDTSHCNVTLKGRVDTQAEADRAMKLGRSANGVRSVRSDLIVKSTNSK; encoded by the coding sequence ATGAAATACAGCAGGGATTGGTGTACCGTTCTTACTCTTGTTCTTATCGTTTTTGCTTTTTGGAGTTGCGCGACGACCAACAGTGCAGGCGTCCGGAACAGAGAAGGCCAAATAGAGACAACTCCGCAGATTGCTCATAACCTTGATTACACGGTCCAAAGAATTGATGCAAATATTTCATCGGACATAAAGATGAAATTCGCCGCCGATGAACTGATATCCGCTTCAAACATTAACGTCGATACGAGTCATTGCAACGTTACATTGAAAGGAAGAGTTGACACTCAAGCTGAAGCCGATCGCGCTATGAAATTAGGACGATCCGCCAATGGTGTACGAAGCGTCCGTTCAGATCTCATCGTGAAGTCTACAAACAGCAAATAA
- a CDS encoding protein phosphatase 2C domain-containing protein translates to MRSFNPADTVITELPFSVDPVQPPRPFSSLVSIDFGASSHTGYARPNNQDAYIIYRSGRYWEKVMTSLEAGDLPDRSDEIGYGMAVADGMGGAASGEVASTMAIRVLMSLILNAAKWALKLDNPETRETELKDVIERAEEYFQRVDQTLMEYAEAYPRLKGMGTTMTGAYSFGDDLFILHIGDTRAYLFRQNKLKRLTHDQTVAQALADAGAISPEEVSTHRMRHTLTSVLGGESRTIQMEIRHVRLLDGDRLLLCSDGLTDMVNEQEIAEVIAASEGSSDVCDRLMNLALEKGGKDNVTVLLARYSIPNPLS, encoded by the coding sequence ATGCGTAGTTTCAATCCAGCTGATACGGTAATTACTGAACTTCCATTTTCAGTGGATCCTGTTCAACCACCGCGGCCATTTTCAAGTCTTGTTTCCATTGATTTCGGGGCTTCAAGCCATACGGGCTATGCGCGCCCGAACAATCAGGATGCCTACATAATTTATCGCTCGGGGCGTTACTGGGAAAAAGTGATGACCAGTCTGGAAGCGGGAGATTTGCCGGACCGCTCCGATGAGATTGGATATGGAATGGCGGTGGCTGATGGTATGGGTGGCGCCGCCTCCGGAGAAGTGGCCAGCACCATGGCCATTCGTGTATTGATGAGTTTGATTTTGAATGCGGCGAAATGGGCGCTTAAATTAGACAATCCGGAAACCAGGGAGACCGAATTGAAGGACGTGATAGAGCGCGCGGAAGAATACTTTCAACGCGTAGATCAAACGCTGATGGAGTACGCCGAAGCCTATCCGCGGCTTAAGGGAATGGGTACTACGATGACCGGTGCCTACAGTTTTGGCGATGATCTCTTCATTCTTCACATCGGCGATACACGCGCGTATCTGTTTCGGCAAAACAAACTGAAGCGACTCACACATGATCAAACCGTAGCGCAGGCTCTGGCAGATGCCGGCGCGATTTCTCCGGAGGAGGTTTCGACTCACCGGATGCGTCACACTCTTACAAGCGTTCTGGGTGGTGAATCCAGGACAATTCAAATGGAAATCCGCCATGTGAGGCTCCTGGACGGCGACCGGCTTTTGCTCTGCAGTGATGGATTGACCGACATGGTGAATGAACAGGAAATCGCTGAAGTGATTGCAGCATCAGAAGGATCATCCGATGTTTGTGATCGACTGATGAATCTTGCTCTCGAAAAAGGGGGTAAAGATAATGTGACTGTTTTACTGGCGCGCTATTCAATTCCCAATCCTCTTTCGTGA
- a CDS encoding SRPBCC domain-containing protein has translation MEQISFTVHLSILKPVEQVFDAVIQPQKLSGYFTASASAPMREGTTVKWRFPEFPEEFPVIIRRIIPNESITLEWESQEGGYNTTVTMKFEPLDENSTLVSISEEGWRPTEKGIRSSYGNCSGWMHMLCSLKGYLEYGINLRKGSFLKPEIYMNP, from the coding sequence ATGGAACAAATTAGTTTTACGGTTCATCTCAGCATTCTGAAACCGGTGGAGCAGGTTTTTGATGCCGTGATTCAGCCTCAAAAGCTGTCGGGTTACTTTACGGCTTCCGCCAGCGCTCCTATGCGCGAAGGCACGACTGTAAAGTGGCGTTTTCCTGAATTTCCTGAAGAATTTCCAGTCATCATTCGCCGGATCATACCCAACGAATCGATTACGCTCGAATGGGAATCGCAGGAGGGCGGATACAACACAACAGTGACTATGAAATTCGAACCGCTGGATGAAAACTCAACACTGGTTTCGATCAGCGAAGAGGGATGGCGCCCAACAGAAAAAGGAATTCGAAGCTCTTACGGCAACTGTAGCGGCTGGATGCACATGCTCTGCTCTCTGAAAGGGTATCTGGAGTACGGAATCAATCTGCGCAAAGGATCGTTCCTGAAACCGGAAATCTACATGAATCCTTAA
- a CDS encoding helix-turn-helix domain-containing protein: MSRQRKDEAVFKALANRRRREILDQLKNRPLTTGEICDLFPGADRCTVMLHLRVLVNAGLVISKREGRLRWNYLNVLPIKQIYDRWISRYAEPSVNLLARLKRDLESM, from the coding sequence ATGTCAAGGCAACGGAAAGATGAAGCTGTTTTTAAGGCGCTAGCGAACCGGCGTCGTCGAGAGATTCTGGATCAATTAAAGAACCGGCCTCTGACAACCGGCGAGATTTGCGATTTATTTCCCGGCGCTGATCGCTGCACGGTAATGCTTCATTTGAGGGTGCTGGTCAACGCCGGACTTGTGATCAGTAAGCGGGAAGGGCGCCTCCGCTGGAATTATCTGAACGTCCTGCCAATTAAACAAATCTATGATCGCTGGATCAGCCGTTACGCGGAACCATCTGTGAATTTGCTTGCACGCCTGAAACGAGATCTAGAATCGATGTAA